From a region of the Primulina eburnea isolate SZY01 chromosome 7, ASM2296580v1, whole genome shotgun sequence genome:
- the LOC140835742 gene encoding uncharacterized protein, which translates to MNRAQDVKNLVPLDLEIESTLRSIRRNRRNNNLSFESESEAEPEIDLKPEFEGMAGEEDERTLMELHRPAFGGYGSSIIRPTIQANSFELKPGIIQMIQMQVKFGGAPSEDPNAHLENFLSICDTIKCNGVSTDAIRLRLFPFSLQGEAMEWLRDLPAGSITTWDGLVEFFMHRYFPPTKITQLRNEITSFRQRDGESLNSAWARFKKMLRMCPRHGFSVGQQVETFYYGVDPSVRSMLDAAANGSLYRKMPTAALEIISNMAESNVGWQDNRREKKVGFLEMDALTAITAKLDGLTHQMSQLQAQKSIPVKSVNQIQGNAEIVGGPSCDMPFMPDMPCEEIQCFGGDSVNYLGNQGRQQNNPYSFSYNPGWRNHPNFGWRQSENAVMPL; encoded by the coding sequence ATGAACCGTGCTCAGGACGTCAAAAATCTAGTGCCACTTGATCTGGAGATTGAAAGCACCCTTCGCAGCATCCGCAGAAATCGAAGGAACAACAACTTGTCTTTTGAATCCGAGTCTGAAGCAGAACCTGAAATAGATCTTAAACCAGAATTCGAAGGAATGGCCGGAGAAGAGGATGAACGTACGTTGATGGAACTTCATCGGCCAGCATTTGGAGGTTATGGGTCTAGTATCATCCGCCCTACGATTCAGGCAAATTCATTCGAGCTGAAGCCAGGCATCATCCAGATGATCCAAATGCAAGTAAAGTTCGGTGGAGCACCATCTGAAGACCCCAATGCACATCTGGAGAAttttctgtcaatctgtgatacGATTAAGTGCAATGGGGTGAGTACTGATGCCATTCGACTCAGACTATTTCCATTCTCCTTGCAAGGAGAAGCTATGGAGTGGCTTCGCGACCTTCCAGCTGGTTCTATCACTACTTGGGATGGGCTAGTTGAGTTCTTCATGCACAGGTATTTTCCCCCTACTAAGATTACACAACTGCGAAATGAAATCACTTCATTTAGACAGAGAGATGGGGAATCACTGAATTCAGCATGGGCGAGGTTTAAAAAGATGTTGAGAATGTGCCCGAGACATGGTTTTTCAGTAGGCCAGCAGGTGGAGACATTTTACTATGGGGTAGATCCTTCTGTGAGATCTATGCTTGATGCGGCAGCAAATGGGAGTTTATACAGGAAAATGCCAACCGCAGCgctcgaaatcatatctaataTGGCCGAGAGCAATGTGGGTTGGCAAGACAACCGCAGGGAGAAGAAAGTAGGATTCCTTGAGATGGATGCTTTGACAGCGATTACAGCGAAACTTGATGGATTGACACATCAGATGTCACAGTTACAAGCGCAGAAGTCAATACCAGTCAAGTCAGTGAATCAGATCCAAGGAAATGCTGAAATAGTTGGTGGTCCATCTTGTGACATGCCATTCATGCCGGATATGCCTTGTGAGGAAATACAGTGTTTTGGAGGGGATTCAGTAAATTATTTGGGAAACCAGGGGCGTCAGCAAAACAATCCATACAGTTTCTCGTATAATCCAGGCTGGAGGAATCATCCAAATTTCGGGTGGAGACAGTCAGAAAATGCTGTTATGCCATTATAG